A single genomic interval of Carassius carassius chromosome 24, fCarCar2.1, whole genome shotgun sequence harbors:
- the LOC132103108 gene encoding disintegrin and metalloproteinase domain-containing protein 15-like isoform X3 encodes MARCAFTCDSSSDRWPLTGLFLRSALIRYSISIQRLDQSVRCWTMKHHHQLFRCFWRTLVTVLLFEGTPLLMFRGSLTLTLNRDDSSFTRITNSSHSVTSHRRELKPLAKTRPFAVINGVRRSLSDVLQNGHPDRLQCGLQLGSSTYILDLEKNKALLPKPPNVFYYLPNGTGVSMKENPVMHCYYHGSVQGFPQSRVALSSCSGLRGVIVINATLSFELHPEEEKHDREEEGRGEMEEGWMHGIYPTDSQTSKSKDCGVSHTSIPPIQIIPHTHRSKRDILSETKYIELVLVVDHKEYLNYQKNNKTIIYRMLDVANQVDWFYRPLNVRVALVGLEIWSDQDKIKVDKNPTETLNRFLDWRTGDLLPRLRHDNAQLIMGESFDGTTVGMASQSSMCSKDRSGGVNVDHLVSVLGVASTVAHELGHNLGMSHDTADRRCQCQNEPRLGGCIMEPSTGFMPGQLFSSCSERDLSLSLLHGGGMCLFNVPQPESLQGGPRCGNLYVERGEECDCGLLDECNDPCCNASTCKLVPGAQCSSDGICCENCKLRVAGSVCREPLGECDLPEYCTGTSPYCPPNVFLQNGESCKDGSSYCYSGACASLDEQCQMLWGQNSTHAPPICFSSVNKQGNKYGNCGQMSNGSYIPCLKGDVHCGRIQCQGGNERPLLGSNAEILTTTVKLNQSDFTCRGAYFNLGDDVSDPAMVSQGTACGPSKACVDQQCRDVAMFGVEECRRKCNGHGVCNSNKNCHCDDGWAPPDCRYSGTGGSVDSGPARKPKDSDPAQVALLVIFLFVLPVSLLFVALRFPRCRRGLVYLGNTPFNKSRQSRGVSVAYIEYCVKEENQRTPAVELANARNGDQVQPLRYQWPHQSDIPLTQAISKLAGHWPAPPTKPLPPDPIPSESKMQCKPTGARPAAPSKPLPSDPVLSTQQNPVPPKPPVPKKPLPVNLPSSHAPPPPLLGHPGPAASSSSYSCNPASAAAPARPAPHPPLRRQQYPRIPHTLHQI; translated from the exons ATGGCCAGGTGCGCGTTCACGTGTGACAGTTCGTCTGACCGCTGGCCGTTAACGGGACTGTTTCTAAGAAGTGCACTGATCCGCTACTCCATTTCAATTCAAAGATTAGACCAGTCAGTGCGTTGCTGGACCATGAAGCACCATCATCAGTTGTTCAGGTGTTTTTGGCGAACTCTCGTCACTGTTCTTCTGTTTGAAGGCACCCCGCTCCTGATGTTCAGGGGGTCCCTCACTCTGACCTTAAACAGGGATGACAGCAGCTTTACACGGATAACTAACTCCTCTCATAGTG TCACAAGTCACAGAAGAGAACTGAAGCCTCTGGCGAAGACAAGGCCGTTTGCTGTTATTAATGGAGTTAGGAGAAGTCTGAGTGATGTTTTACAG AATGGTCACCCAGACAGATTGCAGTGTGGTTTACAACTGGGAAGCAGCACGTATATCTTGGACCTAGAGAAAAACAA AGCTCTTTTGCCAAAGCCGCCTAACGTGTTCTACTACCTGCCAAACGGAACTGGGGTGTCCATGAAGGAGAACCCAGTG ATGCATTGTTACTATCATGGTTCAGTGCAGGGTTTCCCTCAGTCCCGTGTGGCACTCAGCTCCTGCTCTGGGTTACG GGGAGTGATAGTCATTAACGCCACACTGAGCTTTGAGCTGCATCCTGAGGAAGAAAAGCATGACAGAGAAGAGGAAGGAAGAGGAGAAATGGAAGAAGGATGGATGCACGGGATCTACCCTACAGATTCACAAACATCAAAGTCTAAAGACTGTGGAGTGTCACATACCTCTATTCCTCCCATTCAGatcatcccacacacacacagg AGTAAGAGAGACATTCTCTCAGAGACCAAATATATTGAGCTGGTGCTGGTGGTGGATCATAAAGAG TATCTGAATTATCAGAAGAATAATAAAACCATAATTTACCGCATGTTGGATGTGGCAAACCAAGTAGACTgg TTCTACCGGCCACTCAATGTACGTGTAGCTCTGGTGGGTCTGGAGATCTGGAGTGACCAGGACAAAATTAAAGTGGATAAAAATCCCACTGAAACTCTTAACCGCTTCCTGGATTGGAGGACCGGGGACCTTCTACCACGACTACGGCATGACAACGCACAGCTCATCAT GGGTGAATCATTTGATGGGACAACAGTTGGCATGGCATCTCAGTCGTCCATGTGCTCAAAGGATCGGTCAGGAGGAGTGAATGTG GATCACCTGGTGAGTGTGTTAGGTGTAGCATCAACGGTGGCACACGAGTTGGGTCACAACCTGGGAATGAGTCATGATACTGCCGACAGGCGCTGCCAGTGCCAGAACGAGCCTCGGCTTGGGGGCTGCATCATGGAGCCCTCCACTGG GTTTATGCCCGGTcaactcttcagcagctgcagCGAACGGGATCTCTCTCTCAGTCTACTGCACGGTGGTGGAATGTGTCTGTTTAACGTGCCTCAGCCCGAGAGTCTTCAGGGAGGTCCGCGCTGCGGGAACCTGTATgtagagagaggagaggagtgtgACTGCGGCCTGCTGGAT GAGTGTAATGATCCTTGCTGCAATGCCAGCACATGTAAACTGGTTCCTGGGGCCCAGTGCTCTTCTGATGGCATCTGCTGTGAGAACTGCAAG TTGCGTGTGGCCGGGTCGGTGTGTCGGGAGCCGTTGGGAGAGTGTGATTTACCGGAGTACTGCACTGGCACTTCACCTTACTGTCCTCCTAATGTGTTTCTGCAGAACGGAGAGTCATGCAAAGACGGGTCTTCCTACTGCTACAGTGGGGCGTGTGCCAGTCTGGATGAGCAGTGTCAAATGCTCTGGGGACAGA ACTCCACCCATGCTCCACCTATCTGCTTTTCCTCTGTGAATAAGCAGGGCAATAAGTATGGAAACTGTGGCCAGATGTCCAACGGTTCCTACATCCCCTGTTTGAAAGG TGATGTGCACTGTGGTAGGATCCAGTGTCAGGGTGGAAATGAACGTCCTCTGCTGGGCTCCAACGCTGAGATTCTGACCACAACAGTCAAACTGAACCAGAGTGACTTTACCTGCAGGGGCGCTTATTTTAATCTAGGTGATGATGTTTCCGACCCAGCCATGGTGTCACAGGGGACAGCCTGTGGGCCCAGCAAG GCATGTGTTGACCAACAGTGCCGGGACGTGGCCATGTTTGGTGTTGAGGAATGCCGCAGGAAGTGCAATGGCCATGGG GTGTGTAACAGTAATAAGAACTGTCACTGTGATGACGGCTGGGCTCCTCCTGACTGCAGATACTCTGGAACCGGTGGCAGTGTGGACAGCGGCCCTGCACGAAAGCCCAAAG ATTCAGATCCTGCACAGGTGGCTCTGCTGGTCATTTTTCTGTTTGTGTTACCGGTTTCACTGCTGTTCGTCGCACTCCGTTTCCCCCGCTGTCGACGAGGTCTTGTGTACCTCGGCAACACTCCCTTCAACAAGTCCCGACAGAGCCG TGGTGTCTCAGTGGCCTACATTGAATACTGTGTGAAAGAGGAAAACCAGAG GACTCCTGCTGTGGAGCTTGCAAATGCTCGAAATGGAGATCAGGTGCAACCGCTCAGGTACCAGTGGCCCCACCAGAGCGACATCCCTCTCACCCAGGCTATCAGCAAG TTGGCGGGGCATTGGCCCGCCCCTCCCACCAAACCCCTCCCTCCTGACCCCATTCCCTCAGAGAGCAAAATGCAGTGCAAG CCCACAGGAGCACGACCGGCTGCACCAAGCAAGCCTCTCCCTTCTGACCCTGTCCTCTCTACACAACAG AACCCTGTTCCCCCCAAACCCCCGGTTCCCAAGAAACCACTGCCTGTGAATCTACCTTCATCCCACGCTCCTCCACCCCCACTGCTGGGACATCCAGGACCTGCCGCATCTTCATCATCTTACTCGTGTAACCCTGCGTCAGCTGCTGCTCCTGCCAG acctgctcctcatccacctTTACGGAGACAGCAATACCCTAGGATACCCCACACTCTTCACCAAATATAG
- the LOC132103108 gene encoding disintegrin and metalloproteinase domain-containing protein 15-like isoform X5 — MARCAFTCDSSSDRWPLTGLFLRSALIRYSISIQRLDQSVRCWTMKHHHQLFRCFWRTLVTVLLFEGTPLLMFRGSLTLTLNRDDSSFTRITNSSHSVTSHRRELKPLAKTRPFAVINGVRRSLSDVLQNGHPDRLQCGLQLGSSTYILDLEKNKALLPKPPNVFYYLPNGTGVSMKENPVMHCYYHGSVQGFPQSRVALSSCSGLRGVIVINATLSFELHPEEEKHDREEEGRGEMEEGWMHGIYPTDSQTSKSKDCGVSHTSIPPIQIIPHTHRSKRDILSETKYIELVLVVDHKEYLNYQKNNKTIIYRMLDVANQVDWFYRPLNVRVALVGLEIWSDQDKIKVDKNPTETLNRFLDWRTGDLLPRLRHDNAQLIMGESFDGTTVGMASQSSMCSKDRSGGVNVDHLVSVLGVASTVAHELGHNLGMSHDTADRRCQCQNEPRLGGCIMEPSTGFMPGQLFSSCSERDLSLSLLHGGGMCLFNVPQPESLQGGPRCGNLYVERGEECDCGLLDECNDPCCNASTCKLVPGAQCSSDGICCENCKLRVAGSVCREPLGECDLPEYCTGTSPYCPPNVFLQNGESCKDGSSYCYSGACASLDEQCQMLWGQNSTHAPPICFSSVNKQGNKYGNCGQMSNGSYIPCLKGDVHCGRIQCQGGNERPLLGSNAEILTTTVKLNQSDFTCRGAYFNLGDDVSDPAMVSQGTACGPSKACVDQQCRDVAMFGVEECRRKCNGHGVCNSNKNCHCDDGWAPPDCRYSGTGGSVDSGPARKPKDSDPAQVALLVIFLFVLPVSLLFVALRFPRCRRGLVYLGNTPFNKSRQSRGVSVAYIEYCVKEENQRTPAVELANARNGDQVQPLRYQWPHQSDIPLTQAISKPTGARPAAPSKPLPSDPVLSTQQNPVPPKPPVPKKPLPVNLPSSHAPPPPLLGHPGPAASSSSYSCNPASAAAPARPAPHPPLRRQQYPRIPHTLHQI, encoded by the exons ATGGCCAGGTGCGCGTTCACGTGTGACAGTTCGTCTGACCGCTGGCCGTTAACGGGACTGTTTCTAAGAAGTGCACTGATCCGCTACTCCATTTCAATTCAAAGATTAGACCAGTCAGTGCGTTGCTGGACCATGAAGCACCATCATCAGTTGTTCAGGTGTTTTTGGCGAACTCTCGTCACTGTTCTTCTGTTTGAAGGCACCCCGCTCCTGATGTTCAGGGGGTCCCTCACTCTGACCTTAAACAGGGATGACAGCAGCTTTACACGGATAACTAACTCCTCTCATAGTG TCACAAGTCACAGAAGAGAACTGAAGCCTCTGGCGAAGACAAGGCCGTTTGCTGTTATTAATGGAGTTAGGAGAAGTCTGAGTGATGTTTTACAG AATGGTCACCCAGACAGATTGCAGTGTGGTTTACAACTGGGAAGCAGCACGTATATCTTGGACCTAGAGAAAAACAA AGCTCTTTTGCCAAAGCCGCCTAACGTGTTCTACTACCTGCCAAACGGAACTGGGGTGTCCATGAAGGAGAACCCAGTG ATGCATTGTTACTATCATGGTTCAGTGCAGGGTTTCCCTCAGTCCCGTGTGGCACTCAGCTCCTGCTCTGGGTTACG GGGAGTGATAGTCATTAACGCCACACTGAGCTTTGAGCTGCATCCTGAGGAAGAAAAGCATGACAGAGAAGAGGAAGGAAGAGGAGAAATGGAAGAAGGATGGATGCACGGGATCTACCCTACAGATTCACAAACATCAAAGTCTAAAGACTGTGGAGTGTCACATACCTCTATTCCTCCCATTCAGatcatcccacacacacacagg AGTAAGAGAGACATTCTCTCAGAGACCAAATATATTGAGCTGGTGCTGGTGGTGGATCATAAAGAG TATCTGAATTATCAGAAGAATAATAAAACCATAATTTACCGCATGTTGGATGTGGCAAACCAAGTAGACTgg TTCTACCGGCCACTCAATGTACGTGTAGCTCTGGTGGGTCTGGAGATCTGGAGTGACCAGGACAAAATTAAAGTGGATAAAAATCCCACTGAAACTCTTAACCGCTTCCTGGATTGGAGGACCGGGGACCTTCTACCACGACTACGGCATGACAACGCACAGCTCATCAT GGGTGAATCATTTGATGGGACAACAGTTGGCATGGCATCTCAGTCGTCCATGTGCTCAAAGGATCGGTCAGGAGGAGTGAATGTG GATCACCTGGTGAGTGTGTTAGGTGTAGCATCAACGGTGGCACACGAGTTGGGTCACAACCTGGGAATGAGTCATGATACTGCCGACAGGCGCTGCCAGTGCCAGAACGAGCCTCGGCTTGGGGGCTGCATCATGGAGCCCTCCACTGG GTTTATGCCCGGTcaactcttcagcagctgcagCGAACGGGATCTCTCTCTCAGTCTACTGCACGGTGGTGGAATGTGTCTGTTTAACGTGCCTCAGCCCGAGAGTCTTCAGGGAGGTCCGCGCTGCGGGAACCTGTATgtagagagaggagaggagtgtgACTGCGGCCTGCTGGAT GAGTGTAATGATCCTTGCTGCAATGCCAGCACATGTAAACTGGTTCCTGGGGCCCAGTGCTCTTCTGATGGCATCTGCTGTGAGAACTGCAAG TTGCGTGTGGCCGGGTCGGTGTGTCGGGAGCCGTTGGGAGAGTGTGATTTACCGGAGTACTGCACTGGCACTTCACCTTACTGTCCTCCTAATGTGTTTCTGCAGAACGGAGAGTCATGCAAAGACGGGTCTTCCTACTGCTACAGTGGGGCGTGTGCCAGTCTGGATGAGCAGTGTCAAATGCTCTGGGGACAGA ACTCCACCCATGCTCCACCTATCTGCTTTTCCTCTGTGAATAAGCAGGGCAATAAGTATGGAAACTGTGGCCAGATGTCCAACGGTTCCTACATCCCCTGTTTGAAAGG TGATGTGCACTGTGGTAGGATCCAGTGTCAGGGTGGAAATGAACGTCCTCTGCTGGGCTCCAACGCTGAGATTCTGACCACAACAGTCAAACTGAACCAGAGTGACTTTACCTGCAGGGGCGCTTATTTTAATCTAGGTGATGATGTTTCCGACCCAGCCATGGTGTCACAGGGGACAGCCTGTGGGCCCAGCAAG GCATGTGTTGACCAACAGTGCCGGGACGTGGCCATGTTTGGTGTTGAGGAATGCCGCAGGAAGTGCAATGGCCATGGG GTGTGTAACAGTAATAAGAACTGTCACTGTGATGACGGCTGGGCTCCTCCTGACTGCAGATACTCTGGAACCGGTGGCAGTGTGGACAGCGGCCCTGCACGAAAGCCCAAAG ATTCAGATCCTGCACAGGTGGCTCTGCTGGTCATTTTTCTGTTTGTGTTACCGGTTTCACTGCTGTTCGTCGCACTCCGTTTCCCCCGCTGTCGACGAGGTCTTGTGTACCTCGGCAACACTCCCTTCAACAAGTCCCGACAGAGCCG TGGTGTCTCAGTGGCCTACATTGAATACTGTGTGAAAGAGGAAAACCAGAG GACTCCTGCTGTGGAGCTTGCAAATGCTCGAAATGGAGATCAGGTGCAACCGCTCAGGTACCAGTGGCCCCACCAGAGCGACATCCCTCTCACCCAGGCTATCAGCAAG CCCACAGGAGCACGACCGGCTGCACCAAGCAAGCCTCTCCCTTCTGACCCTGTCCTCTCTACACAACAG AACCCTGTTCCCCCCAAACCCCCGGTTCCCAAGAAACCACTGCCTGTGAATCTACCTTCATCCCACGCTCCTCCACCCCCACTGCTGGGACATCCAGGACCTGCCGCATCTTCATCATCTTACTCGTGTAACCCTGCGTCAGCTGCTGCTCCTGCCAG acctgctcctcatccacctTTACGGAGACAGCAATACCCTAGGATACCCCACACTCTTCACCAAATATAG